TGGTGCGCTATGGCGAACCCGGCGAGCACTTCTACGTGATCAAGCGCGGCCGCGCGCAGATCAGCCTGCCACCGGCCTACCGCGAGCAGCCGGCGCTGGTGCTGGGCTGCGGTGACTTCTTCGGTGAGGAGGCACTGGTCAGCGGCTCGGTGCGTGCGGCCAGCATCAGCATGCTGGAGGACGGCGAGCTGGCGCGCCTGCACCGCGACCACTTCGTCGAGCTGGTGCGCCCGACCCTGATCCCGCGGGTCAGCGGCGAGCAGCTGCGCAGCCTGGAGCAGCAGCCCGGGCGCAAGTACCTGCTGCTGGACGTGCGCCTGGCCGTGGAATACCGCCAGGGCCACCTGCCGGACAGTTTCAACCTGCCGGTGGCCAACCTGCGCACCCATGCCGACAGCCTGGATCGGGCCACCAGCTACATTGTCACCCCGGAGGCCGGCATCCGCAGCGAGCTGGCGGTGCACCTGCTCAACCAGATGGGCTTCGATGCCTACCTGTTGAGGGATGACTCGGCGGCCGCCTGAGCACCGCCGGGGCGCGCGTGCCGAGCGAGGACTGCCATGCTGCGTAGGCGCCTGTGGCTGCTGATTGTCTGTCTGTTGCTCGGTGGGCCGCTGCAGGCCCGTGAGTGGCTGGTGGTGGGCGCCGCCTTCCCGCAGGTGTACGAGCAGGGCGAAAACGGCCAGTTCCATGGCCTGGCCACGGATGTGCTGCGCCTGCTGGCGGCCGAACTGGGTGATGAGCTGCGCTTCGAGCTGTATCCCTGGGCCCGCGCCCAGCGCATGGTCGAACTGGGTGCGGCGGATATCCTGGTCGGCCCCTACCGTACCGCCGAGCGCGAGGCGCGCTTCGCTTTCGCCGCCGTACCCTTCTACCAGGATCGCATGGTGTTCTATGCCCGCCGCCAGGCATCGCCGCGCTGGGATGGCGACTTCGCCAGCCTGGCCGGGCAGCGTATCGCCGTGGTGCGTGGCTGGGCCTACGGCACGCGCTTCGAGGCGGCGCGCGCGCAGTTGCAGCTGGATACCGTGGAGAGCGTGCCCAACGGCCTGCGCATGCTGGCTGCCGGGCGCATCGAGCTGCTGGCCAGCAACCAGCGCAACACCCGGGCACCGCTGGCCGAGCTCGGCCTGGACGGCCAGCTGGTGCAGCTGCAGCCGGAGTTCGACGTGCAGCGCGGCTACTTCGCCTTCCCCCGCGACAGTGCCCATGCCGAACTGCGCGAGCGCTTCGACCGGGCCTTCACACGTGTCGTCGAACAGGGCCTGCTGGCCCGCCTGGCGGCGCCGCTGGAGGTGGAGGTGCCGTAGCCCGGCGTACGAATCGCCCGCCGGGTGCGCTCTGTGCACCAGCAGCCAGCTCGGGTGGCGCACCCTGCGGGATAGCATTCATTGCCACCCCAGGTACTCGAACACCCGTCATTCCCGCGCAGGCGGGAATCCAGTGTGCTATGCGAGCAACGCCTGGGCTCCCGCCTGCGCGGGAGCGACGGGGTGGCCGCTACTCCGCGTGCTCGATCAGCCAGCGCTGCTGGCCGATGCCGACCTCGTCGCCGGGGCCCTGGCCGAGCAGTTGCTGGCCCAGTGGCGCGCGCGGAGTGATCAGCATGATCTCGCCAGCCTCGCCTGGCAGCTTCAGGCCGGCACCGTCCGGGCCGAGCAGCAGGCACTGGCGCTGGCCGTCGCGGCCCAGCAGATGCACCAGCGTACCGAGCTGGATGCCCTGTTCCTCGTCATAGTCTCGCGGCACCAGGTTGCGCCAGGCGGCCAGCGCCTGGCGGATCTCCTCGACCCGCCGCGACTGCCCGGCCGCCAGGTACGAGGCCTCCAGGCCACGGGTGTCGTACTTGTTCTCGGCCTTGCTCTCTTCGTTGGTGGCCGCCTGGTGGGCCGCCTCGGCGGCGCGAATGGCCAGCTCCAGGTCAGCGGCCAGGCGCGCGCAGACCTGCTGGTGCAACTGCTGCTTGTTCATCGCGCGGCGCTGGCCGGGCGGCGCATGCCGATGTGCGGGATATCGTCTTCCAGATACACCTCGCCCACCGCCACGAAACCGTAGCGCCCGTAGTAGCCCTGCAGATGGGCCTGCGCCGACAGATAGATCGGCAGCCCCGGCCAGCGCTCGGCGCAGGCCAGCAGGGCGCGTTCCATCAACGCATGGCCGAGGCCGCTGCCGCGCGCCTCGGGGGCGATCACCACGCGGCCGATCACCACGTCGCCGCCCTGGGTGCTCGGGTCGAGCA
The window above is part of the Pseudomonas alcaligenes genome. Proteins encoded here:
- a CDS encoding GNAT family N-acetyltransferase — protein: MTLTWHSKHHSELSLHELYALLALRSRVFVVEQNCPYLDVDGQDLLADTCHLLAWQDGALLAYLRLLDPSTQGGDVVIGRVVIAPEARGSGLGHALMERALLACAERWPGLPIYLSAQAHLQGYYGRYGFVAVGEVYLEDDIPHIGMRRPASAAR
- a CDS encoding transcription elongation factor GreAB; this translates as MNKQQLHQQVCARLAADLELAIRAAEAAHQAATNEESKAENKYDTRGLEASYLAAGQSRRVEEIRQALAAWRNLVPRDYDEEQGIQLGTLVHLLGRDGQRQCLLLGPDGAGLKLPGEAGEIMLITPRAPLGQQLLGQGPGDEVGIGQQRWLIEHAE
- a CDS encoding ABC transporter substrate-binding protein, coding for MLRRRLWLLIVCLLLGGPLQAREWLVVGAAFPQVYEQGENGQFHGLATDVLRLLAAELGDELRFELYPWARAQRMVELGAADILVGPYRTAEREARFAFAAVPFYQDRMVFYARRQASPRWDGDFASLAGQRIAVVRGWAYGTRFEAARAQLQLDTVESVPNGLRMLAAGRIELLASNQRNTRAPLAELGLDGQLVQLQPEFDVQRGYFAFPRDSAHAELRERFDRAFTRVVEQGLLARLAAPLEVEVP